The genome window TCAAGACCATCCATTTCGGGCATTTGTACATCCATTAACACCAGATCAAAGGAATCGTCTTTGTCAAGTGCTTCCAGAGTCTCCACACCATTATTTGCCACAACGACTGTGTGACCGCGCTGGTGCAACATATCAATGGCGACGCGCTGGTTGACCAGACCGTCTTCGGCCAATAAAATGCGCAGAGATCTCTGCGTCTTCTCAGTTATAACATCATCTGTCCCCAAAGCATCTGGCGCAGATTCTTCAAATATGTCAGCGATCAAATTAAAAAGATCGGATTGCTTGATGGGTTTGGACAGGTGCCCGGCCAGCATTTCGCTGGTAGAAGCCATATCCGGACGACCAGCAGAAGTCAACACCACCACGCGCGTGTATTTCAGCGTTGCGTCAGCGGCAATCTGCCTTGCGAGCGCGTAACCGTTCATAACGGGCATTTCCGCGTCGAGCAGAACCAGTGGATATGGGCTACCCGCCTGTTGTGCGCGCAACAACTCTTCCAATGCTATCTGACCATTCTCGGCCAGAGCGGGTTTCAAGCCATGGCAGGATAACATCTCTTCAAAAATCACCCGATTGGTATTGTTATCATCAACGACCAGTACCGGCATGCCGTGCAAAGTATCGGGCAAAATATCTCGGTATGACACACCGCTGGTGCGACGCGAAAAACTGGCTTCAAAAAAGAAAACACTGCCCTTGTCTGGCTCGCTTTTCACATCGAGTTTTCCACCCATCAGTTCGACCAATTGGGCAGAAATCGTCAAGCCAAGCCCCGTGCCGCCGTATTGCCGCGTCGTTGAACTGTCGGCCTGATCAAACGCGCTAAATATCTGCTGTTGTACCTGTACTGGAATACCGATACCTGTATCGCGCACTTCAAATCGCAGTTTTGCATCCTCTTCGCGCACCTCTATCAGGTCAACATCAATATCCACACCCCCCCAATCCGTAAACTTGATGGCATTGCCCGCCAGATTGACGACGACCTGTCTCAGGCGAATGGGATCGCCTATCAGGTCGTCGGGGACCTCTGGCGCAATCCGATAGGTCAACTCAAGCCCCTTCTCGCTCGCCCGAACAGCCAGTGTTTGCAACGTATCGCCAAGCGTATCTCTCAGCGCGAACGGAATGCTTTCCAATTCGAGCTTGCCTGCCTCCACCTTGGACAGGTCGAGAATATCGTTGAGCAATACGAGCAACGTATCTGCCGAATTATAAGCGAGATCGGCGTATTCCTTTTGTCGCTCAGTCAACTCGGTATTGCCGAGTAATTCGATCATCCCCATAATGCCGTTCATCGGCGTGCGAATCTCGTGGCTCATATTGGCCAAAAATTGGCTCTTGGCCTGATTTGCTGCTTCGGCCGCTATACGGGCATTTTCAAGCTCTTTGTTCTGCGCCTCAAGGCGCTCGAGGTCATCTAAACGGGTAATACCCATCGAGACCTGTTCTGCAATACTTTCCAAAAACAAAACCTCGGCCTCTGAAAAAGCAGAAACCTCATCACTCATCAAAGCCATTGTGCCCCGCACATGGGGAATATCGAGAATACACCGCACCTCAACCCCGTATCGCGCAGCTATGGCCTTGAAACCCACCTGTGACAACCCCCCCATATCTTCTACGAGATTCTCGCGGTAAATTGTCCTCTGCTGTTGCCACATCCGGTAAACATTCGGCACCTGGCGCACCATGCGATTGATCTCCCCCGAAGGCATCACCTCGTGCGTTTCAAAAGTACGCGTCTTGGGATCGAGCAACCGATGCACGGCAATGGCGACAACAGATACATCGAGAGCCAGCAACTGTTCTCTACACACGCGAACAACCACCTCGAGATGCTCTGGCCGCGTCATCTGCTGCACGGCGTGACTGACCTGTATAAGCGCGTTCTGAAAAGCCATTTGCTCGCCGAGCGCACCTTCTGCCCGCTTTTGTCCGGTAATATCGGCCACCGCACCGATCATGCGAACTGGCACTTCCTCACCCGCATCAAAAAATACCCTGGCTTTGCTGCTGACCCATCTCACCTCGCCATTGGCATGCACAACTCTATATTCAGTGTCATAAGGAGCGCGTCCCTCAAGGGCTTGCCTGACCTCCTTCTGTGCGCGTTCGCGATCATCTGGATAAACACACGCCAACCACTCGGCCTCAGAGACCATCGTATCTCGTGGGGGAAAACCAAAAAGTTCGAAATACCGGTCTGTACACACAGCGCTATCGTTCTGTATATCCCAATCAAACAGACCAATCCCACCGGCATTGAGCGCGTGTGTAAGACGCTCTTCACTCCGCTGCAATGCGTCTAACGCATCTCGAATCTGTTGAAAGCCACCAGTAGAATCAATCGTATGTGTATCGCGTTTACCCATGGTAAAATTTCATTCAACCTCTGTTCCCCGGGGCGTTACCTGTTCTACCGGGTCACCGCCCGGAATAGATTCAAAGAGAAAATTCATTTCTTTAGCACCGTAAATCACAATAACCAGAGCAATAACAATGGCAATAACAATAAACCCATTCCTCAAATTATTCCCTTCTTCAAAACGGTGAAGAATGCTTTTGAACTTTTGTCTTTCAGCCTGTTCCTTGTGGATACGGTCCAAATCCTTAAGATCCATAAACACCTCCTGATACTATTCGGAATAGCGATTGTGGGAAACCATTTTGCCATTAAGATTATACACACAAAAACAGAAGTCAATCAAAAATCTACTTCTCCCTATTAGTTCGAGCTACCTACAACCTCAAACAATTGTGGTTGACATAAACCGCCAATCTGTTGTACCTATTATATTACGGATACATTCCCGGAGTCAGACTCGATGGCCGATCTCACAAAATCTTGCGACGCGCTCATAATAGACCGCAACCCCATCCATCGCCACCTGCTCTACGCGATCCTCGAGCAAAAGGGCTATCAGGTCGTCGCAGTTCCCGAACTGCCCGAACAAGCCCTGTCTTACCGTTTCGCGATGATCGACATAGATGAGTGTGAAAATATTGAACAACAAATTGCGCGGGCGCAATCGGACATTCCTATTATTGGTCTCGTATCACACGAAAAACACGATCAACCCTGTCTCAACGCAGGTGCTACAGCAACGCTAATCCGCCCTATCCGCGCAGACCAACTCGTCGCCGTCCTGCAAAATCTGAATGTGCAGCCCGAAAATGTCCAAACACCTCCTATTGACATCAATCGTATCATGACAAGGGTAGGTGGAAGAAAGCAAATATTAAAAAAAATGATAGATGTTTTCCTGGAAGAATTACCCGATCAGATCGCCGCATTGCACCGGGCAATTGACCAGCAATCGCCCGAAGACCTGCGCCAGGCAGCCCATGCGCTGAAGGGTTCCGTGGCCAATTTTGATGCCAAAGCAGCATATGAAACAGCTTTCGCACTAGAGCAAATGGGCAAAACGAACAACTTGAGCCAGGCCACCGCAACCTGCCAAACGCTCGAACGCGAGTTATCCGCAGTTCAAAACGCACTCAAAGAACTCACATATTCCTTTTGAACCGAGCACCGAACATGTCCAAAATATTAATCGCTGAAGACGACGGCCCAACCAGAGTACTGGTAGAAGCCATACTCGAAGACGCCGGATACACAACAGAAATAGTAACCGATGGAAAAAAGGCTTATGATCGAATCGCCACAACGCCATTCGACTTGCTCCTTACAGATATATGGATGCCCGGACTCAACGGTTTGGAATTATTGTCAAAAGTAAAAACCCTGCCCTCACCCCCGCCAGTCATCGTCATGACCTCCGATGACACCTCAGACACCCTCCTCAAAGCAATCCGCGAACAGGCATACCACTATATCCCAAAACCCATAGATCCACAGGAATTGACACGCCTCGTCCAGGATGGCCTCAGTGCAAGCCGCCAGGAAACATTTATCGAAGTGACATCGGCAACCCCAAACTGGGTTGAACTTCTGGTGCCCTGCGATCAAAAATCAGCGGGACGGATGCGCAATTTCGTGATGCAATTAGAAGCCGGTCTGCCCGAAGATCTCCGCGAAACCATCGCGATGTCATTCTACGAACTCCTCGCCAATGCCATCGAATGGGGCGGACAACTCGACCCGAGCAAAAAGGTTCGAATCGCATTTCTCCGCTTTGAACGCATGCTCATGTTCCGCATAGCAGATCCCGGATCGGGCTTTGACATGGAGGAACTCGAACATGCAGCCCTCAACAACCCCGATGATCCCATCGCCCACATGAGCGTCAGAGAAAACCGGGGGTTGCGCCCGGGTGGGTTTGGCCTGTTAATGGTCAAAACCAGCGCAGACGAATTGATCTACAACGAAGCGCGCAACGAAGTGGCCTTTGTCAAATACCTCGACCTCCCAAAAGACACCAATAGATAACTGAAAAAAGCAAAAGGGCTGTACACTCATTGTACAACCCTTTTGTCTTTTGTATGGTAAAATCCTCACACCTTTATCATCTCTCTCCCACAAGACCACAATAGTCAGCCGCAGCCAACGCGTACACCTGCGTTGCCTTCTCCAACCGATCCACCTCTACCCACTCCACATCTGCGTGTGCCGTCTCATTCGAGGGACCGTAATAAAAAGTCGGCACCCCCGTCCCATGCACGTATAAATTGGCATCCCCCACAATCCGCATCCCCACCAGCTCCGCATCCTGACCCGTCACCTGTGTATGCGCCCGGGCAACCGCCTGCACTGCCGCATCGTCGGCGAGGGTCTCAAAAGGCTCGCGCTCGTGCTCCATCTCAACCCGCAGGCGCAACTTCCCCGCCTCGGCAAATGGCCGCGCCAGGTCTTCCAACTCCGCCAACACCTGTGGCGCAGTGCGCCCCGGCAACCAGCGCCGGGTCCCGGTCAGCGTACAACACAGGGGCGTGCGATTAAAATAATCGCCCCCGTTGACAATACCCAGATCGATCCGCTCTGCACCTGCAAGCGCGTGTGCTGGTCCGTCGTCGAGTTCAAGCTGATACTGGTGGATCCGCTCAATCAGCGCACCCACAAAACGGATCGGATTCTCCTCAAAAGGCACGTACTGCGTGTGCTTGCCGCCAGCATCCGATTCAAGGTCAATAGTAAAAACCATCGACCCCATGCTCATCACCCACAGCGCATCGCGGCCCTCGACAATCAAGATCCGATCCCCGCCAATCCGACCACTATTGCGATCGGCAATCAGCGCCAGCGGCCCGTCCTTTTGCGCCTCAATCTCCTCGTGTCCCACAACCGCCGTCAGCCACAAATCACCCCGCAATTCCACACCACTTTCCATGAGCGCCTTAACAGCACCCAACGCCGCAGCCATCCCCCCCTTCATATCGGTTGACCCCCGCCCGTACACGCGGTTGCCCTCGCGACGAGCGGGCGGACAATCCCCCACGGGAATCGTATCGAGATGGCCATTGAGCATCAGGGAAGGACCATCCCCCTGCCCCGCGATGCGCACGTAGAGATTATTCCGCCCCGGAGTAACTTCCCGCACATCCACATCCAGACCAATCCCACACATCATATCGCAATACGCGCGGCAGACTTCGGCTTCGTCCATCGTAACACTGTATATATCGACCAATTCCAAAGTCCGCTCAGCCACCCATTCCCGGTCAATAGCCGCTATGAGATCTCGTGTCTGTATCACCTAATCATCCCGCCCCGGGAAAGTCAACTCAGCAACACCCGATTTATCCAAATCGCCCTTACCCTTCTCTTTCAAAAGCTCAAACTGGGCCTTTGTCGCCTCTGCCAATGGCAGATTGACACCCGCGTCATAAGCGAGCGAAAGCGCAATCCCCGAATCTTTCGCCGCATGATCGGCCGAAAAATAACACTCGTGATCGCGTATGACCATATCCTCCCCATCGGTCTCCAGCACGCGGGAATTTGCCCCCGTTTGTGAAAACACCTCCATGAGCATATTCAAATCCAGGCCAAGCGCGGCACCCAACCCCAGCCCCTCTGCCAGACCAGCGGTATTGATATTCATAACCATATTGACGAGTGCCTTGACCTGCGCGGCCTGCCCCGCTTCGCCGATATAGATCAAATTTGTACTCATAGACTCGAGAATCGGACTCGCCTGGTCAAAAACAGCGCGTTTACCGCCGCACATCAAATACAGCGTCCCTTCACGCGCCTGTGTAATACTGCTGGCCATGCACCCCTCCAAACTATTTGCACCCGCCCGTTTTGCAAGACCTTCCACATCCACGTGAATCTGTGGCGTAATCGTCGCGCAATTGATAAAAACCTTGCCCTGAGCACCTTGCAGCAGACTATCGCCAGACCCGGCATAAATAGTCCCCATTGCAGCGTCATCTGTCACAACCGTAATAATATAATCCGCAGCAGCCGTCACACCCGCGAGTTCCGTATGTGCCTGACAACCCAACTCGCTGGCGAGATCCGATGCGACCTCTGCGCGGATATCGTACACCGCCTCGACCGAAAACCCCTCATCGTTGAGATGTCGCGCAATATTCGCGCCCATTCGACCAACGCCAACCACGCCAATTTTGTAATCTGAATTTGCCATATCTACCTCGATAGTTTAAGGATGAAAAAAAATCTCGTGACAATGTATTTTCCAAATCCCTCGCCTGTCAAGAACTAACTACTTGCGTCCGGCCAAACGCTCGAGAACGAGCACAAGCACCAGCCCCAAAAGCGCGAATCCTATTGCCCCCATCACCTCGCCCGACCACACCTCGGGCAACGCATTCACCTGCACCAGAGGCACCACCTCGCCGTGCCCATTGACCATTGTCTCCACCGTCTCTTTCCACGGCCAGATCTTCCTGAGCGACCCCAGCATCAACCCGGTCAACAGCGCAATCGTCAAATCGTGATAATGCCGAAAAAACCAGTTCAAAACGCGCGAAAAAGCCATCAGTCCGACCACAGCACCTGCACCAAATAGTGCAATTGTAAACAGATCGCGCGTATTGACCGCGTTGAGAAGATACGGATATTGCCCCAGCAAAACCAGCACAAAGGACCCGGAAATACCGGGTAAAATCATCGCGCAAATCGCAACCACAGCAGAACAAAAAATATACGGCGGACTGTGCGGCATTTCAACCGGCACCAACCCGACCAAAAAATACGCGCCCAGCGTCGCTCCAACAGCACCCAAAAACATCCTCAAATTCCACTGTGGGATGCGCCTACCCACCGTAAAAACAGATGCCAGCACCAGCCCAAAGAAAAAAGACCACAGGAAAACAGGCTCATTGTCCAGCAAATAAGTAATCGCGCGCGACAGTGAAAAAATCGCAACGAGAATCCCCGCGACAAGCGCGCACAAAAAAGGCCACCGCACATAATCGAGCAAATCTCTTATACGCAACCCCATCAGAAGCCGTGCCGATCGCGCATCAAAAGAACGAATCGAAAGAATCAGCTCTTCATAAATCCCCGTAATCAGCGCCATAGTGCCCCCCGACACACCGGGCACAACATCGGCAGCCCCCATGCACACGCCCCTCAGCGCAATACCGAAATAGCTTTTCAAAGACCGCTTTGGTCCGTGCGCCATCTCTTCCATTTCAAATATTCTCCCTATGAAAAAAAACATCACAGCATTCCAAAATATAGAACGAGAACCAACGACACACAACAGTTTGTCCTTGACAACACAATGATTCCCTTTTTATTGTTCGCGGCGGGATCATGACGGATTCTATTTGCATCGATGTTTTAACAGGAGATTTTTATGTGGCGCACATCTATAACACTCGTCTTTTGTGCCTTACTGATTGGTTGTGGCGACGACACGAAATACCAGGCAGAGCTTCGCGGAACCTGGCTATTGGAATCTCGCAAAGCCGCGCAGGGTGAAATCATCCAAAGCCCGCAAATCAGCGGCCTCATCGAATGGTTTCCAACCGCACCCACCCAGGCTAAAGTGCATCTCTCCTTAACGGACGACAGACAGAGCATCAGAGTCATTGACCGCTTATACGATCTACAGGGCACGGCATTTACATATCAATCCAAACTCAGAATCGGCTCGGTAGAAACAGATAGCACAGATGTAGTTTATGACACAACCACCCAGAATGGCACGGGACAAATCTCCTCCGACGATGCGCGCGTCACACTCACCCACGACAACGGAACGAAATTTGAATTCATCGGCACACAACTCACCGTAACATATTCAAACGGTGTAGTCGATACATGGACACTCAACAAAGATCAAAAAGGTACTTTGGCACAATAAAAAGGCATTTTCAAAACGCGGTTCAAATCGCACCAGCACCTCCCCAATCATTCGCGTGCTGGTCGATGAACCATATTCAAAAGGAGTAAGAAATGGCAGGAACAATCCCCCTCATCAGTTCAGGTGTAGCAGGACCAGCGGGCGTACTCCATCTACCTCGCCTGTGGAGCAAAGTCCTGTTGGGCGCCACGGGCAACCTCGAAGAAGGATATGACCAGTGTGGACTGGGCTACGACCAGATGGTACTCGATGGTCTGGGCCTCGACCGCGATGCCACCGTCGCCTATCTCACCGAAAATCTGCCCTCCTATCCGGAATTCGAAGCATGGGTTATCGCACAGAGCGGCGGCAGCCTCGACAGCAATGCCGTTGCAGAACTCAACGCCGCAATTGAGGGCTATAATCACGCAGACGATGTCCGCGGGGCCATCCTCGGTGCAGCGGGCATTGACGACGACGGCACAATTCTCGACGCCGTCAACCTGAACAACCTCGATGACTGGACAGAGTTTCACGCCCAACTGACGGGATAGACACCCATCCATCTCGCACCAAAAATCCCAGAATGATTTTTCTCATTCTGGGATTTTCTCTATACCGCTTTCAGGAGATCTCCATGTTGCAAAATATTCGCAGTATAATCGCAATAGCCCTCGCCGCAGGAATAATATGGAACTGTGGCGGTGAGCGCGTAACGCAGTCAGAAATAGGGACAAACGAACAAATTGGCCGTCCCCTGAGCAAATTAGCTGCACAACAAAATGCGTCACACGCTGTAATCATAGCTACTGTACAGCAGGATGACGCACCCGTAAGCGGTGCAAAAGTAGAATTTGCGCGTTCTATTGCGGGACAAAAAGCAGATTATCAGTGGTCAGCCATGACCGATGAGAATGGTCGTGCGCGGATAGAGATCACAGCGGGCAATGGCTATTATCAAGCGCGCGCCTCACAGGACGGAATCGAGATCGGATCCTGGACCAGCATTCCAATTAACGAAGGCGACAAAGTACGGCTCAACTTGCCCATCGGCGAGAAAGCACAGATAGCATTAGAAGGTCTCCCAGCAGAAATTACCATTGGCATCGTCATGCCAATGACGGGCCAACTCGGTGCGGGTGGTCTATTGCTTCAAGCTGCCTTCGACCTCGCGCGTGAAGAAATCAACCGTTCATCGCTACTCGGCGGGTCAAAAATAAAATTCATCACAGAAGACAACCGCAGCACCCCAGAAGGCTCTGTTGAAGCTTATAACAAACTGATTCATCGCGATGGCGTATCCGTCATCATCGGTCCATTCACCTCAAGTGATGCCAAAGAAGCTTTTCCCATTGCCCAACAAAACGAAGTCGTGGCGATTAGTCCAACCTCGGCCTCTCCCGGCCTTAGCGCAATGGGCGATTTCCTCTTCCGCGCCAGTCTCACGGTTAACTGGCTCATACCCCGTGGCGTCACGGCCACGCATGAGCAACTCGGCTATCAAAAAGTAGCCACAATATTCCAGGCTGGCGACGTCTTTGCCCAAAATAGCGACGCAATAATCAAAGAAATACTCCTTCAAAACGGCGTCGAAGTTTTGATAACAGAGTCCTTCCATGTTGGTCAAACCGACTTCTCGGAACAATTAACCCGAATAAAAGAATCGAATCCAGACGCCATCTTCCTCTCTGCGCTACCGATAACAGAAGCGAATGACATTATGATCCAGACGCGGCAAATCGGTATTCCCCCCGAAGTCCACTTCATCACGCAGACCCTGACCCCAGGCGAAATAGAACGCGCAGGTGCTGCCGCCGAAGGAGCGATTAGTTTTACCGCCTGGACCAGCACGGCTGACACCCCGGGAAATCGCGCCTTTGTCGAAAATTACACGATGAGAGCTGGTGTCGAACCCAGCGCATTCACCGCACAATCTTATGCTACCGTCCATATCCTGGCAAACGCCATCGCCAATGCCCAATCAGTTGACTCAAGAGCCATCCGAGACGCCCTGGCAAAAACCAGAGACCTGGACACAATTCTGGGCAAATTCTCTTTTGACGCCAATGGAGATGGGATTTACAACCCGGTTATACTGATCGTCAGAAATGGCAGACTCGAAGTCTTCAGTTCGTCACCGCAGAGAAAAGAAATACCCATTGGCGTCGTCCTGCCTCTGACAGGCCATCTTGCGACACTTAGCCCTGCGATAAAAAATGGTCTCGAACTCGCGCGCGAAGAAATCAACCAATCACCGCTACTCGGCGGAACGAAAATCGAGTTTATTATAGAAGACAATGAGACCACCTCAGCGGGGACAATTGTAGCTTATAATAAACTGATTCATCAAGATGGCATATCTGTCATCATCGGCCCGTTCGCCTCAACTACGACTCGAGAGGCTTTTCCCATTGCCCAACAAAATCGGATCGTGGCGATTAGCCCGACCGCCGCCGCCCATGGCCTCAGCGAAATAGGCGATTTTGTCTTTCGCACGATTATTACCGTAGATCGCTTCGTGCCCGTTAGTGTTAAGACTACACATGAGAAACTCGGCTATCAGAGAGTCGCTGCCATATATCAAAGTGATGATGTCTTTTCCCAGAGCAATCATCAGGCGATTACAGACGCACTCCAACAGAATGGCGTCGAAGTGATTATCTCAGAAACTTTCCAAACCGGCGACACCGACTTCTCGGAACAATTAACCCGAATAAAAGAATCGAATCCAGACGCCATCTTCCTCTCCGCATTACCCGTGGAAAAGGAGGCAGTTCTGATCCAGACTCGGCAAATCGGTATCCCCGCCGAAGTTCACTTTATCACGGTGTCTTTGACCACAGGCAATGTACAACGCGCGGGTGCCGCCGCCGAAGGGGCGATTAGCATTACATCCTGGAGCAGCCTGGCTGACACACCTGGAAATCGCGCCTTTGTCGAAAATTACATGACGAAGTACCATTCCGAACCAGACGAATTCGTCGCACAAGCATACACCACCGTCTATATCCTCGCAAACGCCATCGCCGCTGCTCCATCAACTGATTCAGAGGCAATTCGAGACGCAATGGCGCATATCACAAACCTGGACACAATTTTAGGCAAATTCTCTTTCGACGCCAAAGGAGACGCGATTTACAACCCGATCATCTTGATCGTCAGAAATGGCAAATTTGAGGTCTTTAATCCATAGGTAAAAAAAATAAAATAGGCTGCGGGAAGGGAGGACCGGTCCCTAATTTTTCTGGAAAGATCCAGAAAACATCCCGCAGCCGTTGCGCTTTTCCTGAGTTTGTATTCACACGTTTTCAAATAATAACACAATTGCCACCACAATTTCAACAGCAAAAAATTACGCGTACGTCTGATTTATTACGCGTACGTCCACTTTTTTGCATTATATGTCTAATTTCTTACGCGTATGTCCTCTTTTTTTCGATAAGCACGAGGAGACAGACCATATAATCTCTTAAAAGCTTCGTTTAAACGCGATGATGAACGAAAACCACAGTGTGCTGCAATTTCAAAAATTGACAATGGCGTTTCTTCAATCAATAATTTTGCCTTTTCAATTCTAATCTCCCTCAATGCTTCACGGAAGGTCTTGCCCAAATGTTTTTTGAACAATGCGTAACCATGCGACTTAGAAAATCGGAAATAGCGCATGACGTCTTCAAATTTTAGATCTGGATTGCTGTAATACTCCTCCAAAAATACTTCAAATCTGGTCTTCCACATATCTCGTGGAGGCATATATCTTTTGACCTGTGTCAAAAAAACTTCTCTCTCTATTGGTTTGTCAAATACACTTGCAGCGCCAGCCTTGATCAGTTGTTCGCCCAATTCTGCAGATCTCAAACTCGTCATGATCAACATAGCTGTCTGAATTTTTTCCTCCTTCACATGCTTCAATAGCGTTATACCATCTATACCCTCTACATGTAGCTCAACAACAGCAAGATCAATCTCCTCTTGTCTTAAAATTTCAAGACCTTCTATCCCATATCCTGCCAGGCATATTTCATAGGGTTCATCCCACAAGAATCCTGCAAGCTCTGAGATTACAAGCAGGTCATGATCTACAATCAAAATTTTCTGCTTGTCCATAGTGCCTCCTGGAGAAATGGTGCGCTAGCGTTGGTTTGTTTTTAGTTCTTGAATGGCGTCGTCAAGCTCCTCATAAATACGCTTGTTTCCCCCAATTCGATCATATGCAACCACGCCGCCTTTATCAACGATGATATTGCGCGGATAAGATCCGCCCAGCAATGTATCAAAATCACTATTTGACAATGCCTGGATGTAGTTAAAAGAGCGATTTTTTAAAAAGGTAGCCAGTTCTTCTTTGCTATTTTTTGCTACGGCCAAAAATACAAAAGAACTGTCATGTCGATATTTTTCCACCAACTGGTTTAAATGAGGAATTTCTTCAATGCACGGTGGACAGGTCGTAAACCACACATTGATTACAACTATCTTGCCTATTAGCTCCTCCAATTGAAGTTGCTCTCCATCGAGTGTTTCGACCAAAAAATTTCCTAATACATCTCCA of Gemmatimonadota bacterium contains these proteins:
- a CDS encoding response regulator, which encodes MGKRDTHTIDSTGGFQQIRDALDALQRSEERLTHALNAGGIGLFDWDIQNDSAVCTDRYFELFGFPPRDTMVSEAEWLACVYPDDRERAQKEVRQALEGRAPYDTEYRVVHANGEVRWVSSKARVFFDAGEEVPVRMIGAVADITGQKRAEGALGEQMAFQNALIQVSHAVQQMTRPEHLEVVVRVCREQLLALDVSVVAIAVHRLLDPKTRTFETHEVMPSGEINRMVRQVPNVYRMWQQQRTIYRENLVEDMGGLSQVGFKAIAARYGVEVRCILDIPHVRGTMALMSDEVSAFSEAEVLFLESIAEQVSMGITRLDDLERLEAQNKELENARIAAEAANQAKSQFLANMSHEIRTPMNGIMGMIELLGNTELTERQKEYADLAYNSADTLLVLLNDILDLSKVEAGKLELESIPFALRDTLGDTLQTLAVRASEKGLELTYRIAPEVPDDLIGDPIRLRQVVVNLAGNAIKFTDWGGVDIDVDLIEVREEDAKLRFEVRDTGIGIPVQVQQQIFSAFDQADSSTTRQYGGTGLGLTISAQLVELMGGKLDVKSEPDKGSVFFFEASFSRRTSGVSYRDILPDTLHGMPVLVVDDNNTNRVIFEEMLSCHGLKPALAENGQIALEELLRAQQAGSPYPLVLLDAEMPVMNGYALARQIAADATLKYTRVVVLTSAGRPDMASTSEMLAGHLSKPIKQSDLFNLIADIFEESAPDALGTDDVITEKTQRSLRILLAEDGLVNQRVAIDMLHQRGHTVVVANNGVETLEALDKDDSFDLVLMDVQMPEMDGLEATREIRKREKESGGHIRIVAMTADVMKGDRELCIAAGMDGFVAKPLRSRLLYDAVEATGPAGQQTLDWEASLQQVGGDEALLVRLSEMFLETRGDLIGLLDDTETLRQGARELKENAELFYADDAREVAAKIEELAKDENWSGAERLVADLRVHVESLAAALEVQGDLVHK
- a CDS encoding Hpt domain-containing protein, encoding MADLTKSCDALIIDRNPIHRHLLYAILEQKGYQVVAVPELPEQALSYRFAMIDIDECENIEQQIARAQSDIPIIGLVSHEKHDQPCLNAGATATLIRPIRADQLVAVLQNLNVQPENVQTPPIDINRIMTRVGGRKQILKKMIDVFLEELPDQIAALHRAIDQQSPEDLRQAAHALKGSVANFDAKAAYETAFALEQMGKTNNLSQATATCQTLERELSAVQNALKELTYSF
- a CDS encoding response regulator, which gives rise to MSKILIAEDDGPTRVLVEAILEDAGYTTEIVTDGKKAYDRIATTPFDLLLTDIWMPGLNGLELLSKVKTLPSPPPVIVMTSDDTSDTLLKAIREQAYHYIPKPIDPQELTRLVQDGLSASRQETFIEVTSATPNWVELLVPCDQKSAGRMRNFVMQLEAGLPEDLRETIAMSFYELLANAIEWGGQLDPSKKVRIAFLRFERMLMFRIADPGSGFDMEELEHAALNNPDDPIAHMSVRENRGLRPGGFGLLMVKTSADELIYNEARNEVAFVKYLDLPKDTNR
- a CDS encoding M20/M25/M40 family metallo-hydrolase, translated to MIQTRDLIAAIDREWVAERTLELVDIYSVTMDEAEVCRAYCDMMCGIGLDVDVREVTPGRNNLYVRIAGQGDGPSLMLNGHLDTIPVGDCPPARREGNRVYGRGSTDMKGGMAAALGAVKALMESGVELRGDLWLTAVVGHEEIEAQKDGPLALIADRNSGRIGGDRILIVEGRDALWVMSMGSMVFTIDLESDAGGKHTQYVPFEENPIRFVGALIERIHQYQLELDDGPAHALAGAERIDLGIVNGGDYFNRTPLCCTLTGTRRWLPGRTAPQVLAELEDLARPFAEAGKLRLRVEMEHEREPFETLADDAAVQAVARAHTQVTGQDAELVGMRIVGDANLYVHGTGVPTFYYGPSNETAHADVEWVEVDRLEKATQVYALAAADYCGLVGER
- a CDS encoding NAD(P)-dependent oxidoreductase — its product is MANSDYKIGVVGVGRMGANIARHLNDEGFSVEAVYDIRAEVASDLASELGCQAHTELAGVTAAADYIITVVTDDAAMGTIYAGSGDSLLQGAQGKVFINCATITPQIHVDVEGLAKRAGANSLEGCMASSITQAREGTLYLMCGGKRAVFDQASPILESMSTNLIYIGEAGQAAQVKALVNMVMNINTAGLAEGLGLGAALGLDLNMLMEVFSQTGANSRVLETDGEDMVIRDHECYFSADHAAKDSGIALSLAYDAGVNLPLAEATKAQFELLKEKGKGDLDKSGVAELTFPGRDD
- a CDS encoding DUF368 domain-containing protein — encoded protein: MEEMAHGPKRSLKSYFGIALRGVCMGAADVVPGVSGGTMALITGIYEELILSIRSFDARSARLLMGLRIRDLLDYVRWPFLCALVAGILVAIFSLSRAITYLLDNEPVFLWSFFFGLVLASVFTVGRRIPQWNLRMFLGAVGATLGAYFLVGLVPVEMPHSPPYIFCSAVVAICAMILPGISGSFVLVLLGQYPYLLNAVNTRDLFTIALFGAGAVVGLMAFSRVLNWFFRHYHDLTIALLTGLMLGSLRKIWPWKETVETMVNGHGEVVPLVQVNALPEVWSGEVMGAIGFALLGLVLVLVLERLAGRK
- a CDS encoding DUF5069 domain-containing protein — protein: MAGTIPLISSGVAGPAGVLHLPRLWSKVLLGATGNLEEGYDQCGLGYDQMVLDGLGLDRDATVAYLTENLPSYPEFEAWVIAQSGGSLDSNAVAELNAAIEGYNHADDVRGAILGAAGIDDDGTILDAVNLNNLDDWTEFHAQLTG